One segment of Pyrococcus sp. ST04 DNA contains the following:
- a CDS encoding CBS domain-containing protein — MVIIPRPIDPRDIKKIRKELGITQEELARKAGVTQAYIAKLEAGKVDPRLSTFNRILRALIECQKTRVTAKSIMSSPIIYVTPKDKVEKVVKLMKKHNISQVPVMEGDRVIGSITERLLVRKSLEDEDIYSKKVEEIMEGPFPFVSEDEDLEVIKYLLEEHPAVIVQGKNGKPIGIITRSDIFRLG; from the coding sequence ATGGTGATAATACCAAGGCCAATAGATCCCAGGGATATCAAGAAGATTAGAAAAGAGCTAGGAATAACTCAGGAGGAGCTAGCAAGGAAGGCTGGGGTAACCCAAGCATATATAGCAAAGCTCGAAGCGGGAAAAGTTGATCCAAGGCTTTCAACTTTCAACAGGATCCTAAGAGCCTTAATAGAGTGTCAAAAAACAAGAGTAACAGCAAAAAGCATAATGTCTTCGCCAATAATCTACGTAACACCAAAGGACAAGGTAGAGAAAGTCGTTAAGCTCATGAAAAAGCATAATATATCCCAAGTTCCTGTAATGGAAGGTGATAGAGTAATAGGCTCAATAACTGAGAGACTCTTGGTTAGAAAGAGCTTGGAAGATGAGGACATATATTCTAAAAAAGTCGAAGAGATAATGGAAGGTCCGTTTCCATTTGTCTCGGAAGATGAGGATCTCGAAGTTATCAAGTACTTACTCGAAGAGCATCCCGCCGTAATAGTCCAAGGAAAGAACGGAAAGCCTATTGGGATAATAACCCGGTCTGACATATTTAGGTTAGGCTAA
- a CDS encoding FAD-dependent oxidoreductase yields the protein MRIRDHPILEFKRGREVTIYYNGKPIKAYEGETIAAALHAAGIKVLNTSRVKKRPRGLFCAIGKCSSCLMTVNGIPNVRTCITLVEDGMRIEENKPVLPKNEGSNNGKHARKVDADIVIIGGGPAGLMAAISAHDVGAKVVLIDENPILGGQLVKQTHKFFGKREQFAGVRGIKIARILEEEVKKRGIEVFLETSAVGIFQEGDKKLVVGVRREKELIEFYGKAVIVATGAMEKAIPFENNDLPGIYGAGAIQTLMNTYGIKPGEKALIVGAGNVGLILAYQLLQAGVDVKAIVEAMPKIGGYFVHAAKVRRLGVPILTRHTILRADGKDRVEKAVVVQIDEKWQPIPGTEKEYDVDLIAIAVGLRPSIELLQQAGCQIRYIRELGGHVAVRDEWMETTVRGIFVAGDTAGIEEATTAMLEGKIAGIAAALRLGIGEDRWVKEIEKAQRDLEEFRSGPFGRHVSEGIKKLLEGLS from the coding sequence GTGAGAATACGAGATCATCCTATTCTGGAATTTAAACGCGGAAGAGAAGTGACAATATATTACAATGGAAAGCCAATAAAGGCATATGAAGGCGAAACAATAGCAGCAGCACTACATGCTGCAGGAATCAAAGTTCTGAATACTTCGAGAGTTAAGAAAAGACCAAGAGGATTGTTTTGTGCAATTGGAAAGTGTTCCTCATGCCTAATGACTGTAAATGGAATTCCAAACGTGAGAACCTGCATAACACTTGTCGAAGATGGAATGAGAATTGAGGAGAACAAACCAGTTCTACCAAAAAATGAAGGCAGTAATAATGGAAAACACGCCAGAAAAGTTGATGCAGACATCGTGATTATAGGGGGAGGGCCAGCAGGATTAATGGCCGCGATAAGCGCCCATGATGTGGGGGCTAAAGTTGTTCTAATAGACGAGAACCCAATACTGGGAGGACAACTTGTTAAGCAAACACACAAGTTCTTTGGAAAAAGGGAACAATTTGCGGGTGTAAGAGGGATTAAAATCGCAAGAATACTTGAAGAAGAAGTCAAAAAGAGGGGGATAGAAGTTTTTCTCGAAACGTCCGCGGTAGGAATATTTCAAGAGGGAGATAAAAAGCTTGTTGTAGGGGTTAGGAGAGAGAAGGAGCTAATAGAATTCTATGGAAAGGCTGTCATTGTAGCAACAGGAGCCATGGAGAAAGCAATTCCTTTTGAAAACAATGACCTACCTGGAATATACGGAGCAGGTGCTATTCAAACTCTCATGAACACTTACGGTATAAAGCCCGGAGAAAAAGCCCTAATAGTTGGAGCAGGCAATGTTGGATTAATTCTTGCATATCAGCTACTACAAGCAGGTGTTGATGTAAAAGCTATAGTGGAAGCAATGCCAAAAATCGGTGGGTATTTTGTCCATGCTGCAAAGGTGAGGAGATTAGGCGTCCCGATCCTAACCAGACACACTATTCTAAGAGCAGATGGAAAAGACAGAGTAGAGAAAGCTGTAGTTGTACAGATCGACGAAAAATGGCAACCAATTCCTGGAACAGAAAAAGAATACGATGTTGACCTAATTGCAATTGCCGTTGGCCTAAGGCCAAGTATAGAGCTTCTCCAACAGGCAGGATGTCAGATAAGATACATCAGGGAGCTAGGAGGGCACGTTGCTGTTAGAGACGAATGGATGGAAACCACGGTGAGAGGGATCTTTGTAGCAGGGGATACAGCCGGAATAGAAGAGGCAACCACTGCAATGCTAGAGGGAAAAATAGCGGGAATTGCTGCAGCACTAAGATTGGGAATTGGGGAAGATAGATGGGTGAAAGAGATAGAGAAGGCCCAAAGAGACTTAGAAGAGTTCCGTTCCGGACCATTTGGAAGGCATGTAAGTGAGGGTATTAAGAAGCTTCTGGAGGGATTATCATGA
- a CDS encoding 4Fe-4S binding protein, whose amino-acid sequence MSEIPNYLRFGYITPEELFTIIPKPSEERLRKRPVAVPECPQQIPCTPCKEICPTNAVIMEHPNDIPIVDYEKCIGCSLCVQICPGLAFFMIHYIGNKARITMPYELLPLPKPGEEVILLNRIGEEVGRGKIISVVPREKAKGDTPIITVEVPIELAWDVRAIRVVRE is encoded by the coding sequence ATGAGCGAAATTCCAAATTATTTGAGATTCGGTTATATAACACCCGAAGAACTCTTCACAATAATCCCAAAACCCAGCGAGGAAAGATTAAGAAAAAGACCAGTTGCCGTTCCAGAATGCCCCCAACAAATTCCTTGTACTCCATGCAAGGAAATATGCCCAACAAATGCTGTAATTATGGAGCATCCAAATGATATACCCATTGTAGATTATGAAAAGTGCATTGGCTGTTCACTTTGTGTTCAGATATGTCCTGGGCTAGCATTTTTCATGATTCATTACATAGGAAATAAGGCCAGAATAACGATGCCATATGAACTTTTACCATTGCCGAAACCAGGAGAAGAAGTAATTCTCCTTAACAGGATTGGAGAAGAAGTTGGAAGAGGAAAAATTATCTCCGTCGTCCCTCGGGAGAAAGCGAAAGGAGATACACCAATAATTACAGTTGAGGTTCCCATCGAGCTTGCTTGGGATGTAAGAGCCATTAGGGTGGTGAGAGAATGA
- a CDS encoding (2Fe-2S)-binding protein produces MRIVCRCNDVTVEDIEKLIDEGVTDLEELRRLLRIGMGPCQGRTCIPIVISILARKTGKRPEDIALPNARFPVRPVKIEALVGGEK; encoded by the coding sequence ATGAGAATAGTTTGTAGATGCAATGATGTTACCGTTGAAGATATTGAAAAACTCATTGATGAAGGAGTAACGGATCTAGAAGAGCTCAGAAGACTCCTGAGGATCGGAATGGGGCCTTGTCAGGGAAGAACATGTATTCCAATAGTTATCTCAATCCTGGCAAGAAAAACAGGCAAGAGGCCGGAGGACATTGCCCTACCAAATGCCAGATTCCCAGTAAGACCTGTAAAAATTGAAGCTCTGGTGGGGGGAGAGAAATGA
- a CDS encoding FAD-binding oxidoreductase, with the protein MIGIIGGGIIGVATAYELAKLGEDVIVFEKRYLGSGSTFRCASGIRAQFTDEANIKLMKYSIERWGQLSEELNHDIMFQQTGYLFLATSEEEVEAFKRNIKLQNKFGVPTKLITPEEAKEIVPPLNKDAFLAAAWNPEDGKASPFHTLYAYKKAAEKLGARFHEYTKVTMIEKEDKWKIKTTRGEFKVDVVVNATNAWAREINSMIGKDIIPIKPYKHQLVKTEPLERGQIEPLVCPPAWNDSYVIQDGEDGGVICGTALEYETSPDDVTPTYDFAKEVLKWAVKIIPALKHVHIVRQWAGHYARTPDNNPAIGEIEDNFYVAIGFSGHGFMMAPAVAQALAERIVKGRTKVPLDWEWFDPFRFERGELRSSAFQIG; encoded by the coding sequence ATGATAGGAATCATTGGGGGCGGAATCATTGGAGTAGCAACTGCTTATGAGCTCGCAAAACTTGGAGAGGATGTTATAGTTTTTGAAAAGAGATACCTCGGGTCGGGCTCAACGTTCAGGTGTGCGAGTGGTATCAGGGCCCAGTTCACAGATGAAGCTAACATAAAGCTAATGAAGTACTCAATTGAAAGATGGGGACAACTAAGCGAGGAGCTAAACCACGATATAATGTTCCAGCAAACAGGATACTTATTTTTAGCAACAAGTGAAGAGGAAGTTGAAGCCTTTAAAAGAAATATAAAACTTCAAAACAAATTCGGTGTTCCAACAAAACTAATAACTCCCGAGGAAGCAAAAGAAATAGTACCTCCATTGAACAAAGACGCATTTTTGGCAGCAGCCTGGAACCCAGAGGATGGAAAGGCGAGCCCCTTCCACACCCTTTATGCATATAAAAAGGCAGCAGAAAAGTTAGGGGCTAGGTTCCATGAATATACCAAGGTTACCATGATAGAGAAAGAGGATAAATGGAAAATTAAAACAACGAGGGGAGAATTCAAAGTAGACGTGGTTGTCAATGCAACTAACGCTTGGGCCAGGGAGATAAACTCAATGATCGGAAAGGACATAATCCCAATAAAGCCTTACAAGCACCAACTAGTAAAAACAGAACCTCTCGAGAGGGGACAAATTGAACCCCTTGTTTGCCCTCCAGCATGGAACGATAGTTACGTGATTCAGGATGGCGAAGACGGAGGAGTTATTTGCGGAACGGCGTTGGAATATGAAACTTCTCCAGATGATGTAACTCCAACTTATGACTTTGCTAAAGAAGTCCTTAAGTGGGCAGTAAAGATAATCCCAGCACTGAAACACGTTCATATTGTAAGACAATGGGCCGGACACTATGCAAGAACTCCGGACAACAACCCCGCTATAGGAGAGATAGAAGATAACTTTTATGTCGCTATAGGATTCTCGGGCCATGGATTTATGATGGCCCCAGCAGTTGCCCAAGCGCTTGCGGAAAGAATAGTGAAGGGTAGGACTAAAGTTCCCCTAGACTGGGAATGGTTTGACCCATTTAGATTCGAAAGAGGAGAATTAAGGAGCTCAGCCTTCCAAATAGGCTGA
- a CDS encoding EMC3/TMCO1 family protein, giving the protein MLEGIYLALDEMFGPLLRGTHPMWVVTVAGIILGAFFVFLNYIFVDQEKMKRLQKMAKEIQEEFKKARESGDEKKLRKVQQKQLELLKMQNEIMKDAFFKPMLISWPIIIIFWGWLRRWYFEVAIVKYPFNFFLFDIFHKMYHSALRPDELGYFGWYFLTSYVVGSVLRKILDMA; this is encoded by the coding sequence ATGCTTGAGGGAATATACCTAGCTTTGGATGAGATGTTTGGTCCTCTTCTTAGGGGAACCCATCCAATGTGGGTAGTTACGGTAGCCGGGATAATATTGGGTGCATTCTTCGTATTCCTTAATTACATCTTTGTTGATCAGGAAAAAATGAAGAGACTGCAAAAGATGGCAAAGGAAATTCAAGAGGAGTTTAAAAAGGCCAGGGAAAGTGGTGACGAGAAGAAGTTAAGAAAAGTTCAGCAGAAGCAATTGGAGCTTTTAAAAATGCAAAATGAGATTATGAAAGATGCATTCTTTAAGCCAATGCTGATAAGCTGGCCAATAATCATAATCTTCTGGGGATGGCTGAGGAGATGGTACTTTGAGGTTGCTATAGTCAAGTATCCGTTCAATTTCTTCCTATTCGATATATTCCATAAGATGTATCACTCAGCTTTGAGACCTGACGAACTTGGGTACTTTGGATGGTACTTCCTAACGAGCTATGTTGTCGGTTCAGTGTTGAGAAAAATATTGGATATGGCATGA
- a CDS encoding adenylate kinase: MPFVVIITGIPGVGKSTITRLALQRTKAKFKLVNFGDLMFEEALRIGLVKHRDEMRKLPLEVQRELQKKVAEKIVEMAKSEPILIDTHATIKTPHGYLLGLPYDVIRTLNPNFIVIIEATPAEILGRRLRDLKRDRDVETEEQIQRHQDLNRAAAIAYAMHSNALIKIIENHEDKGLEEAVNELVKILDLAVKEYA, translated from the coding sequence ATGCCATTCGTAGTCATAATCACCGGCATTCCTGGAGTTGGTAAAAGCACGATCACTCGATTGGCCTTACAAAGGACAAAGGCGAAGTTTAAACTCGTAAATTTTGGAGATCTCATGTTTGAAGAGGCCCTCCGTATCGGTCTTGTAAAACATAGGGACGAGATGAGGAAGCTTCCACTTGAAGTTCAAAGGGAGTTGCAAAAGAAAGTTGCTGAAAAGATAGTTGAAATGGCCAAAAGTGAGCCAATTCTCATAGACACCCACGCGACAATAAAAACTCCCCATGGCTACCTTCTCGGTCTTCCTTACGATGTTATAAGAACCCTGAATCCTAACTTCATAGTGATAATCGAGGCTACTCCAGCTGAGATTTTGGGAAGGAGGCTTAGAGATCTCAAAAGGGATAGGGACGTTGAGACTGAGGAGCAAATCCAAAGACATCAAGATTTAAATAGGGCCGCTGCTATAGCGTATGCAATGCACTCAAATGCACTAATTAAGATAATTGAGAATCATGAGGATAAGGGTCTTGAAGAGGCTGTAAACGAGCTCGTAAAAATACTTGATCTGGCGGTGAAGGAGTATGCTTGA
- the secY gene encoding preprotein translocase subunit SecY gives MGARDIVYALEKWFPEVERPKKHVPLKEKFMWTGLALILYYVLAEIPVYGIPKQIQDYFQFLRVVLAGRNGSLLTLGIGPIVTAGIILQLLVGSEIIKLDLANPEDRRFYQALQRVFSVFMCFFEAAIWVLGGAFGRVGVDVTHAIAVLMILQLAMGGVILIILDELVSKWGIGSGISLFIAAGVSQRILTRSLNPLTDPNIVDPLTGEPAIVGAIPYFIQHILKGDLWGAIYRGGNAPDMLAVVATIIVFLVVVYFESMRVEIPLGYRGVTIRGRYPIRFLYVSNIPIILTFALYANIQLWARLLDRFGHPWLGTFDPRTGSPISGFVLYVIPPRNIFTVIDNPVRAIVYLLMTIAFSLLFGFLWVELTGLDAKSIARQLQRAGLQIPGFRRDPRTLERVLQKYIPYVTFWGSLTVALIAVLADFLGALGTGTGILLTVGIIYRFYEEIAREQISEMFPALRKFFAS, from the coding sequence ATGGGGGCTAGGGACATAGTTTATGCTTTAGAAAAGTGGTTTCCAGAAGTTGAAAGACCAAAGAAACACGTTCCTCTAAAGGAAAAGTTTATGTGGACAGGTCTTGCTCTGATACTATATTATGTCCTTGCTGAAATTCCTGTTTATGGAATACCAAAGCAGATACAGGATTACTTCCAGTTTCTGAGAGTTGTCCTTGCTGGTAGAAACGGTTCCCTCTTAACGCTTGGTATAGGGCCTATAGTAACTGCTGGAATTATCCTACAACTTCTCGTGGGTTCTGAGATCATTAAGCTCGACTTGGCAAATCCTGAAGATAGAAGATTTTATCAAGCACTACAGAGGGTGTTCTCAGTATTCATGTGCTTCTTTGAAGCTGCAATCTGGGTACTAGGTGGGGCTTTTGGTAGGGTTGGTGTTGATGTCACCCATGCGATTGCGGTCCTCATGATACTCCAGCTTGCAATGGGTGGAGTGATCCTGATAATCTTAGATGAGCTTGTGAGTAAGTGGGGCATAGGAAGTGGTATAAGCCTGTTCATAGCTGCTGGAGTTTCTCAGAGGATATTAACTAGGAGCCTAAATCCGCTAACCGATCCTAATATAGTTGATCCCCTAACCGGCGAACCTGCAATAGTAGGTGCGATTCCATACTTCATTCAGCACATACTCAAGGGAGATCTTTGGGGGGCCATTTACAGGGGTGGAAATGCCCCTGATATGCTAGCTGTAGTTGCAACAATAATAGTATTCCTTGTGGTCGTTTACTTCGAAAGCATGCGCGTTGAGATACCCCTTGGATACAGAGGTGTCACGATCAGGGGGAGGTATCCAATAAGATTCCTTTACGTTAGCAACATTCCAATAATCCTAACTTTTGCACTCTATGCTAACATTCAGCTATGGGCCAGACTCCTCGATAGGTTCGGTCATCCGTGGCTCGGAACATTCGACCCAAGGACGGGTTCACCTATAAGTGGCTTTGTTCTCTATGTAATCCCGCCAAGGAACATCTTTACAGTGATAGACAATCCAGTTAGGGCTATAGTTTACCTCCTAATGACTATAGCTTTCAGCCTGCTCTTTGGATTCCTATGGGTTGAGCTGACTGGACTTGATGCAAAGTCAATAGCAAGGCAACTGCAAAGAGCTGGCCTTCAAATTCCAGGATTCAGAAGAGATCCTAGGACACTTGAGAGAGTACTTCAGAAGTACATCCCCTACGTGACGTTCTGGGGATCATTAACAGTTGCATTGATTGCAGTATTAGCTGACTTCCTTGGAGCCCTAGGAACTGGAACAGGAATACTGTTGACAGTTGGTATTATATACAGATTCTATGAAGAGATAGCCAGAGAACAGATAAGCGAAATGTTCCCAGCCTTAAGGAAGTTCTTTGCCTCTTGA
- a CDS encoding uL15m family ribosomal protein — protein sequence MIRRRKKVRKLRGSHTHGWGCKKKHRGGGSKGGRGMAGTGKRNKSKWTWTIKYAPDHLGKRGFSRPPEVQREVRIVNLKFIDEHLDELIQMGIAYEEEGKIIVDTTQFADKVLGTGKLTRPLIIKARAFSPKAEEKIKAAGGEAVLV from the coding sequence ATGATTAGGAGAAGGAAGAAGGTCAGGAAGCTTAGAGGAAGCCACACTCATGGCTGGGGATGCAAGAAGAAGCACAGGGGAGGAGGAAGTAAAGGCGGTAGAGGTATGGCAGGAACAGGTAAGAGGAACAAGAGCAAGTGGACATGGACGATCAAGTATGCTCCAGATCATCTAGGAAAGAGGGGATTCTCAAGACCCCCCGAGGTTCAGAGAGAGGTCAGGATAGTTAATCTCAAGTTCATTGACGAGCACCTAGATGAGCTTATCCAAATGGGAATTGCATACGAGGAGGAAGGCAAGATAATCGTCGATACAACTCAGTTTGCTGATAAAGTTCTCGGGACTGGCAAGCTCACTAGACCGCTCATCATTAAAGCTAGGGCCTTCTCCCCCAAGGCTGAGGAGAAGATTAAAGCAGCTGGGGGAGAGGCCGTTCTTGTTTGA
- a CDS encoding 50S ribosomal protein L30, producing the protein MAKLAVIRIRGRVNVKRPVRDTLAMLRLHRVNHCVIVDDTPSYLGMLQKAKDYITWGEINAETLAKLIRKRGRLIGNKPVTDEYVKEKLGITIEEFAEKVVNGEMSLKDLPNLKPVFRLHPPRGGFRGSKKRSFKEGGALGYRGEKINDLIERML; encoded by the coding sequence ATGGCAAAGCTCGCAGTAATTAGGATCAGGGGTAGGGTTAACGTTAAGAGGCCCGTAAGAGACACCCTCGCAATGCTCAGACTCCACAGGGTTAACCACTGTGTTATAGTGGATGATACTCCAAGCTATCTTGGAATGCTCCAGAAGGCTAAAGACTACATAACTTGGGGAGAAATAAACGCAGAGACCCTTGCGAAGTTAATAAGGAAGAGAGGAAGGCTCATTGGTAACAAGCCAGTTACAGATGAGTACGTCAAGGAGAAGCTTGGAATAACAATTGAAGAATTTGCAGAGAAAGTTGTAAATGGAGAGATGAGCCTTAAAGACCTACCAAATCTTAAGCCAGTATTCAGGCTTCACCCTCCAAGGGGAGGCTTTAGAGGGAGCAAAAAGAGATCTTTCAAGGAAGGAGGAGCTCTTGGGTACAGAGGGGAGAAGATAAACGATCTCATTGAGAGAATGCTCTGA
- the rpsE gene encoding 30S ribosomal protein S5, producing the protein MSQEWKEYAKRVLDEWEPRTKLGMLVKEGQITDIHEIFRKGYQIKEPEIIDVLLPEVNARENQEILDITLTVRMTDSGRRVRFRVLAAVGNRDGYVGLGIGHGREVGIAIRKAINYAKLNIIEIKRGCGSWECRCRRPHSVPFTVEGKEGSVRVKLIPGPRGLGLVIGDVGKKILRLAGIQDVWSQTLGETRTTVNFAKAVFNALYNTNRVVVTPEMIERYGIVVGRAMPASFTLE; encoded by the coding sequence ATGAGTCAGGAATGGAAAGAGTATGCAAAGAGGGTTTTAGATGAATGGGAGCCAAGGACAAAGCTTGGAATGCTAGTTAAAGAGGGGCAGATAACTGACATTCATGAGATATTTAGAAAGGGTTACCAGATTAAAGAGCCAGAAATAATAGACGTCTTGTTACCAGAGGTCAATGCTAGGGAGAACCAGGAAATACTGGACATAACGCTGACGGTTAGAATGACGGATAGCGGTAGAAGGGTTAGGTTCAGGGTTCTGGCTGCGGTTGGTAACAGGGATGGCTATGTGGGACTTGGAATTGGACATGGAAGGGAAGTTGGAATTGCAATAAGGAAGGCCATAAACTACGCTAAGCTTAACATAATAGAGATAAAGAGAGGTTGTGGTTCCTGGGAGTGCAGGTGCAGGAGGCCTCATTCAGTTCCATTCACAGTCGAGGGTAAAGAAGGTAGCGTTAGGGTTAAGCTAATTCCAGGGCCAAGAGGTCTTGGTCTTGTCATAGGTGACGTTGGTAAGAAGATACTAAGGTTGGCAGGAATTCAAGATGTATGGTCCCAAACATTAGGTGAAACAAGAACAACAGTAAACTTTGCAAAAGCAGTGTTCAATGCTCTCTACAATACGAACAGAGTTGTTGTGACACCTGAGATGATTGAAAGATACGGAATAGTCGTTGGAAGGGCAATGCCCGCAAGCTTTACCCTTGAATGA
- a CDS encoding 50S ribosomal protein L18 produces the protein MAHGPRYRVPFRRRREGKTNYRKRLKLLKSGKPRLVVRKSLNHHIAQIIVYDPKGDRTLVSAHTRELIRDFGWKGHCGNTPSAYLLGLLIGYKAKKAGIEEAILDIGLHPPVRGSSVFAVLKGAVDAGLNVPHSPEIFPEDYRIRGEHIAEYAKMLKEQDEEKFRRQFGGYLEKGLDPEKLPEHFEEVKARIIEKFEGEGARE, from the coding sequence ATGGCTCACGGTCCTAGGTATAGAGTCCCGTTCAGAAGGAGGAGAGAAGGTAAGACAAACTACAGGAAGAGACTTAAGCTTCTCAAGTCAGGAAAGCCAAGGCTTGTAGTTAGAAAGAGCCTCAATCATCACATTGCTCAGATAATAGTTTACGATCCAAAGGGCGACAGAACATTGGTCTCAGCACATACAAGAGAGCTGATAAGGGACTTTGGATGGAAGGGTCATTGTGGCAATACCCCCTCTGCCTATCTCCTCGGTCTGCTAATAGGTTACAAGGCGAAGAAGGCTGGCATTGAGGAGGCAATACTTGACATAGGGCTACATCCACCTGTCAGGGGGAGTTCAGTATTTGCCGTACTTAAGGGTGCGGTTGATGCAGGTCTTAATGTTCCCCACAGTCCAGAGATATTCCCCGAGGATTACAGGATAAGAGGAGAACACATTGCTGAGTATGCCAAGATGCTTAAGGAGCAAGATGAGGAGAAGTTTAGAAGGCAATTTGGCGGATATCTCGAAAAGGGCCTTGATCCTGAAAAGCTTCCCGAACACTTTGAAGAGGTTAAGGCGAGAATTATTGAGAAATTTGAGGGTGAGGGGGCGAGAGAATGA
- a CDS encoding 50S ribosomal protein L19e, producing MKTLKMQKRIAAELLKCGENRIWIDPERVDEVADAITREDIKRLIKEGVIKKKPIKGQSRYRAKLRHEQKKKGRHRGPGSRKGKKTARMGKKELWIKTIRALRRELRKLKEQKKIDRKTYRMLYIRAKGGQFKSKHQLYLFLEEHGLLRK from the coding sequence ATGAAGACCTTAAAGATGCAGAAGAGAATTGCTGCTGAACTGCTCAAGTGTGGTGAGAATAGGATTTGGATTGATCCTGAGAGAGTTGATGAAGTTGCTGATGCAATAACGAGGGAAGATATAAAGAGATTAATCAAGGAGGGCGTCATTAAGAAGAAGCCAATCAAGGGACAGAGTAGGTACAGGGCAAAACTAAGACATGAACAGAAAAAGAAGGGCAGACACAGGGGGCCAGGAAGCAGAAAAGGTAAGAAGACTGCAAGGATGGGTAAGAAGGAGCTCTGGATTAAAACAATTAGGGCTTTAAGAAGGGAGCTCAGGAAGTTGAAGGAGCAAAAGAAAATCGATAGGAAGACCTATAGAATGCTCTACATTAGAGCCAAGGGTGGACAGTTCAAGAGCAAGCACCAGCTGTATTTGTTCCTCGAAGAACATGGTCTTTTGAGGAAGTGA
- a CDS encoding 50S ribosomal protein L32e: MDEKEFKRLLRVRARLKRKKPRFLRQEWWRYPKFKNDPKWRRPKGIDSKMRLKLKGKPRSPSIGWSSPRLVRGLHPSGYEEVLVHNVKELEALDPKRQAARIAHTVGRKKRIEILKRAEELGIKVLNPRL; the protein is encoded by the coding sequence ATGGACGAGAAAGAGTTTAAGAGGCTCCTTCGCGTGAGGGCGAGACTCAAGAGGAAAAAGCCAAGGTTCCTTAGGCAGGAATGGTGGAGGTATCCAAAGTTCAAGAACGATCCTAAATGGAGAAGGCCCAAGGGAATAGACAGCAAGATGAGGCTTAAGCTTAAAGGCAAGCCAAGATCACCAAGCATTGGTTGGAGCTCTCCAAGGCTTGTTAGAGGGCTTCATCCAAGCGGATACGAGGAGGTTCTAGTTCATAACGTTAAGGAACTTGAAGCGCTTGATCCAAAGAGGCAGGCTGCTAGAATAGCTCATACTGTTGGTAGGAAGAAGAGGATTGAGATACTCAAGAGGGCTGAAGAGCTAGGAATTAAGGTGCTAAACCCAAGACTGTGA